From a single Solanum dulcamara chromosome 4, daSolDulc1.2, whole genome shotgun sequence genomic region:
- the LOC129884128 gene encoding uncharacterized protein LOC129884128 produces the protein MNEGVLSISINDKGIGSFPPQREEIKKLSETQIEMDRAQPQIHQRKQSPLKELHDVISHNIDERAEEQNDEGKNKFNECEEEASMEQVFNNVVKEADISPRSKQQIYKKGKKQVNTDTLPVRVVPRRGSLMEPFQHYRQIQAYRRILGMTYAHYNCNGKVWFFVQDHVDVEILQDQEQQITIKLFFQEWDKSLMVSMVYAKCDHLERMSLWDSLYGLADQMEIPWLVGGDFNVIMHEDEKIGGLPVFPIEYEDFAFCINSCELYEINYKGSLFTWWNGRTGSDSWITDFEGDEFIKFKLKLKNVKPVLTVWSKATFGDIFKQLTVREEVVKIKEQCFEENPTPVNRMFSQQLPALDYQMLHQVPHMVDQDTNDQLIRISTLQEVKKAVFALAAESAAGPDGMSGIFYQTCWDIVGVSVHNLVKAFFHGQTLPKAVTHTNLVLIPKKNNIETFADMRPISLSNFINKVISRVVQEKLEGILPSLISPNQSGFVRGRSIIENVLLT, from the exons ATGAACGAGGGAGTTTTGAGCATCTCAATTAATGACAAAGGGATTGGTTCATTTCCTCCTCAGAGAGAAGAGATCAAGAAGTTGTCAGAGACACAAATAGAAATGGACAGAGCACAGCCACAAATTCATCAGAGAAAACAATCTCCTTTGAAGGAACTGCATGATGTGATCTCTCATAACATTGATGAGAGAGCTGAGGAGCAAAATGATGAGGGTAAGAACAAATTCAATGAATGTGAAGAAGAGGCCTCTATGGAACAGGTTTTTAATAATGTGGTCAAAGAAGCAGACATCTCACCAAGATCAAAGCAGCAAATCTAcaagaaaggaaagaaacaaGTAAATACAGATACTCTTCCTGTAAGAGTGGTACCAAGGAGAGGTT CTTTAATGGAGCCTTTTCAACACTACAGGCAGATTCAGGCATATAGGAGGATATTAGGCATGACATATGCCCATTACAACTGTAATGGTAAAGTATGGTTCTTTGTACAAGATCATGTAGATGTGGAGATACTGCAAGATCAAGAACAACAAATTACTATAAAGCTTTTCTTCCAAGAATGGGATAAGTCTCTTATGGTATCCATGGTCTATGCAAAGTGTGATCATCTAGAAAGAATGAGTTTATGGGATAGCCTGTATGGTTTGGCTGATCAAATGGAAATTCCTTGGTTGGTAGGAGGTGACTTCAATGTCATTATGCATGAAGATGAGAAGATTGGTGGCTTACCTGTTTTCCCCATAGAATATGAGGATTTTGCCTTCTGTATCAACTCATGTGAGCTATATGAAATAAACTACAAAGGGAGTCTGTTTACTTGGTGGAATGGGAGGACAGGAAGTGACT CATGGATCACTGACTTTGAAGGAGATGAGTTTATCAAATTCAAGCTGAAACTAAAAAATGTGAAACCTGTCTTGACTGTTTGGAGTAAGGCcacttttggtgatatttttaaACAACTAACAGTAAGGGAAGAGGTAGTGAAAATTAAGGAGCAATGTTTTGAAGAAAATCCAACTCCTGTGAATAGAATG TTCTCTCAACAACTTCCAGCTCTAGATTACCAAATGCTACATCAAGTTCCTCATATGGTGGACCAGGATACAAATGATCAACTGATAAGAATATCAACATTACAGGAAGTGAAGAAGGCTGTTTTTGCCTTGGCTGCAGAGAGTGCTGCTGGGCCAGATGGGATGAGTGGAATCTTTTATCAGACATGTTGGGATATTGTTGGTGTTAGTGTACATAATTTGGTGAAAGCTTTCTTTCATGGACAAACTCTTCCAAAGGCAGTCACACATACCAACCTTGTACTgataccaaaaaaaaacaacatAGAAACCTTTGCTGATATGAGACCAATCAGTCTCAGCAACTTCATCAACAAGGTGATCTCTAGAGTGGTTCAAGAGAAGTTGGAAGGCATCCTACCTTCTCTAATATCTCCTAATCAGTCTGGGTTTGTTAGAGGCAGAAGCATCATTGAAAATGTCCTACTTACTTAA